From Terriglobia bacterium, the proteins below share one genomic window:
- a CDS encoding MBL fold metallo-hydrolase: MEVRFWGTRGSIATPGAETVRFGGNTSCVEVVSQAGRRFIIDCGTGARLLGHHLMLKGLPRIRATVLLSHTHWDHIQGFPFFKPAFQAGNEILICAPLGVTGSLSHVLSGQMETTYFPVELSELPAKIAYRHLAEGVFDFHGVRVSTQALHHPAATLGYRIECDRVVVAYVADHEPFSDLLWRPGAEPGKMESIHHEGDRRHAEFMCDADLVIHDAQYTPEEMPEKKHWGHSSFEYAVELAGAAGVRQLALTHHDPTHNDDKVVEIEERARALAASRNYDLDVFCAYEGCEVAVKPRKQHARVAVIK, from the coding sequence ATGGAAGTTCGATTCTGGGGTACACGGGGCTCGATTGCGACGCCGGGAGCGGAGACGGTGCGCTTCGGCGGCAACACGTCATGCGTGGAAGTTGTGAGCCAGGCGGGCCGGCGGTTCATCATTGACTGCGGCACGGGCGCGCGCCTGCTGGGGCATCACCTGATGTTGAAGGGGCTCCCGCGGATCCGCGCCACCGTCCTGCTCAGTCACACCCACTGGGACCACATCCAGGGATTTCCGTTTTTCAAGCCGGCCTTCCAGGCGGGAAATGAAATCCTGATCTGCGCGCCGCTGGGCGTGACCGGTTCGCTGTCCCATGTACTGTCCGGGCAGATGGAAACGACGTACTTTCCGGTCGAGTTGAGTGAACTGCCGGCGAAGATTGCGTACCGCCACTTGGCCGAGGGCGTCTTCGATTTCCACGGTGTGCGCGTCAGCACACAGGCGTTGCATCATCCGGCAGCGACGCTGGGATATCGCATCGAATGCGACCGCGTGGTGGTGGCTTACGTGGCCGACCACGAGCCCTTCAGCGACTTGCTTTGGCGGCCAGGAGCGGAGCCGGGGAAGATGGAATCCATCCATCATGAGGGCGACCGGCGTCATGCAGAATTCATGTGCGACGCGGACCTGGTGATCCACGACGCGCAGTACACGCCGGAAGAGATGCCGGAGAAAAAGCACTGGGGCCACAGCAGCTTCGAATACGCCGTGGAACTGGCGGGAGCCGCCGGGGTGCGGCAACTGGCCCTGACCCATCACGACCCGACGCACAACGACGACAAGGTGGTGGAAATCGAGGAGAGGGCGCGGGCACTGGCGGCGTCGCGCAACTATGATCTGGACGTCTTCTGCGCCTATGAAGGCTGCGAGGTCGCGGTAAAACCCAGAAAGCAGCACGCCCGGGTGGCCGTCATCAAGTGA
- a CDS encoding IgA Peptidase M64, which translates to MKKLFLAALLLFALAALAAPKTMRVDYYHTGNDHQEMFSFDRIVIEPTPWPGDPRKNIDDTNLGKYFVEVRDRATNRIVYSRGFASIFGEWETTEEAKQMNRTFSESLRFPTSVAPVQVRIMKRDASNAFREIWSTTIDPKDQFIDTSAPPSPGPLMALQKSGDPAFKVDFLILGDGYTATELPKFERDARRLTEILFSTSPFKEHRADFNVWALCPTSVESGISRPSTGIHRRTPAGATYDAFGSERYILTFENRRFRDIASFAPYEFVEILVNGATYGGGGIFNLYSTVAADSLWSPYVFVHEFGHHFAGLADEYYTSDVSYLPPTHKTEPWEPNVTALLDPAALKWKDIISPGTPVPSPWSKEAFEAYERDIQARRREIRRQRRPESDMDALFTEEKKHEDQLLSSDRYSGKVGVFEGAMYEAKGYYRAQENCIMFTRHDAFCAVCRRAIERVIALYT; encoded by the coding sequence ATGAAAAAGCTCTTCCTCGCTGCCCTTCTCTTGTTCGCCCTTGCCGCCCTTGCCGCTCCCAAAACCATGCGCGTGGACTACTACCACACCGGTAACGATCACCAGGAGATGTTCTCGTTCGACCGTATCGTGATCGAGCCCACGCCCTGGCCCGGCGACCCGCGCAAGAATATTGACGACACCAATCTCGGTAAGTACTTTGTTGAAGTGCGCGACCGTGCCACCAACCGCATCGTGTACTCGCGCGGCTTTGCGTCCATCTTTGGCGAGTGGGAAACCACCGAAGAAGCCAAGCAGATGAACCGCACTTTCTCCGAGTCGCTGCGCTTCCCCACTTCCGTCGCGCCGGTGCAGGTCAGGATCATGAAACGCGACGCCAGCAACGCGTTCCGTGAAATCTGGTCCACCACGATTGACCCCAAGGACCAGTTCATTGACACTTCGGCGCCGCCCTCGCCCGGCCCGCTGATGGCCTTGCAGAAATCGGGGGATCCCGCCTTTAAGGTTGACTTCCTCATCCTTGGCGACGGCTACACCGCGACCGAGCTTCCCAAGTTCGAGCGGGACGCGCGCCGCTTGACGGAAATCCTCTTCTCAACCTCACCGTTCAAGGAACATCGCGCCGACTTCAACGTTTGGGCGCTGTGCCCGACCTCCGTGGAATCCGGGATCTCGCGCCCCTCCACCGGCATTCATCGCCGCACGCCGGCCGGAGCTACCTACGACGCCTTCGGCTCCGAGCGCTACATTCTCACGTTCGAGAATCGTCGCTTCCGCGACATCGCCTCCTTTGCGCCTTACGAGTTCGTTGAAATCCTGGTCAATGGCGCGACCTACGGGGGCGGCGGCATTTTCAACCTCTACAGCACCGTCGCCGCCGACAGCCTGTGGTCGCCTTACGTGTTCGTCCACGAGTTCGGCCACCACTTCGCGGGCTTGGCGGACGAGTACTACACCTCGGATGTTTCCTACCTGCCGCCGACGCACAAGACCGAACCCTGGGAGCCGAACGTCACCGCCCTGCTCGATCCCGCCGCGCTCAAGTGGAAGGACATAATTTCGCCCGGTACGCCGGTTCCATCGCCGTGGAGCAAAGAGGCGTTTGAGGCCTACGAGCGCGATATTCAGGCCCGCCGCCGCGAGATCCGCCGCCAGCGCCGCCCCGAATCCGATATGGACGCCCTCTTTACCGAAGAAAAGAAGCACGAAGACCAGCTGCTTTCCTCCGACAGATATTCGGGCAAGGTCGGCGTCTTCGAAGGCGCCATGTACGAGGCCAAGGGCTACTACCGCGCGCAGGAGAACTGCATCATGTTCACGCGACACGATGCGTTCTGCGCCGTGTGCCGCCGCGCCATTGAACGCGTCATCGCCCTGTACACCTGA
- a CDS encoding GAF domain-containing protein: MVLPVRIAGHDANGKAFSQLAHTLDFSRMGARLGGVEASLRIGDEITIDYKGRHGRFIVRWVAADRKQGGLENLDPGKFVFFDLPEDTYVDDVDESRVRRKAIQPISAPTTPPTTAASGAQASGDRAAEPAPAKTVPNILGAPVLPMAAADKLAVLKYKLWEGINDTDGGLQLVAAAARELLPASGAAVAVVAGEDWICRASAGVAPRIGLHFQAPEGLTGEAAVSGQVVICSDTEEDPRLNSSIWRSVHLRSAASVPIMRKTNALGVLEVFAEQPNAFGDQHGGLLRELGELLAELISAASTTNT, encoded by the coding sequence ATGGTATTACCCGTTCGTATCGCCGGCCACGATGCGAACGGGAAGGCCTTCTCACAGTTGGCACACACGCTGGACTTCAGCCGCATGGGCGCGCGGCTGGGCGGTGTGGAGGCGAGCCTCCGAATCGGCGACGAAATCACGATAGATTACAAAGGCCGTCACGGCCGCTTCATCGTGCGGTGGGTGGCCGCCGATCGCAAGCAGGGAGGGCTGGAAAACCTGGATCCGGGAAAGTTCGTGTTTTTCGATCTTCCGGAAGATACCTATGTCGACGATGTGGACGAGTCGCGGGTTCGCCGGAAAGCCATACAACCGATCTCCGCTCCCACCACCCCGCCAACCACGGCGGCTTCGGGGGCGCAAGCCTCAGGCGACCGGGCGGCGGAGCCAGCGCCGGCCAAGACCGTCCCGAACATTCTTGGTGCGCCGGTTCTTCCGATGGCAGCCGCGGACAAGCTTGCGGTACTCAAGTACAAGCTGTGGGAAGGCATAAACGACACCGATGGTGGGTTGCAATTGGTGGCCGCCGCCGCCCGCGAGTTACTCCCGGCCAGCGGCGCGGCGGTGGCGGTCGTAGCAGGGGAAGATTGGATCTGCCGCGCCAGTGCGGGCGTCGCGCCGCGAATCGGATTGCATTTCCAGGCTCCAGAGGGATTAACCGGCGAGGCGGCCGTAAGCGGTCAAGTGGTAATCTGCAGCGATACTGAAGAAGACCCGCGCTTGAATTCCTCCATCTGGCGATCGGTTCACCTCCGCTCCGCCGCCAGCGTTCCCATCATGCGCAAGACCAATGCTCTCGGCGTGCTGGAGGTATTCGCGGAGCAGCCCAATGCCTTTGGCGACCAACATGGCGGGCTGCTGCGCGAGTTGGGCGAACTCCTGGCGGAACTCATCAGCGCAGCCAGCACTACGAACACGTGA